In a genomic window of Dioscorea cayenensis subsp. rotundata cultivar TDr96_F1 unplaced genomic scaffold, TDr96_F1_v2_PseudoChromosome.rev07_lg8_w22 25.fasta BLBR01001793.1, whole genome shotgun sequence:
- the LOC120257002 gene encoding pre-mRNA-splicing factor CWC25-like isoform X1 has protein sequence MEEEKAAAYYDELSRKGEGAAKFKQGLGFSSQRSSDPFSSSKAASSLFSNFVRASSPGKEAEVDKKAALESIQNKLKKSRDRSPSPRSRGRDDRHSRGSRRRSSSRERGGRERHDRERRRRSRSDSGDESRSGRRRRSRRSRSPHGGGNRDRERSRRSPKRESSKSKNVGVDYSQLIEGYAQMAPAERVKAKMKLQLSQTAANDMSKGTGWERFDFNKDAPLDDDDEIEAAEGDASVVKGIGQSFRFAAVEAKLEADVKAAHDQAMFGTPRTSPLTLEPASIQDNEPKEAESEELRNPLLSEKVIAMQQGSWRDRARKKAS, from the exons ATGGAGGAAGAGAAGGCCGCAGCGTACTACGATGAGCTCTCTCGCAAGGGCGAGGGCGCCGCAAAGTTCAAGCAAGGCCTCGGCTTCTCCTCCCAGCGCTCCTCCGAtcccttctcctcctccaaaGCCGCCAGTTCTCTCTTCTCCAATTTCGTCCGCGCTTCCAGTCCTGGAAAGGAAGCGGAGGTCGATAAGAAGGCAGCTCTTGAGAGCATCCAGAACAAGCTCAAGAAGAGCCGGGATCGCTCTCCGTCCCCTCGTAGTCGGGGCAGGGATGATCGCCATTCGCGTGGATCTCGCCGGCGTTCGTCCAGTAGGGAGAGAGGAGGGAGGGAGAGGCACGATAGGGAGAGAAGGAGAAGGTCTCGAAGTGATTCGGGAGATGAAAGTAGAAGCGGTCGGCGCCGGAGGAGCAGACGGAGCCGTAGTCCTCATGGGGGTGGGAATCGGGATAGGGAGAGGAGTAGGAGAAGCCCGAAGCGTGAGAGCTCGAAGAGCAAGAATGTCGGCGTTGATTACTCTCAGCTCATCGAGGGTTATGCTCAGATG GCGCCGGCTGAGAGAGTTAAAGCGAAGATGAAGCTTCAGCTTTCACAAACTg CTGCTAATGACATGTCTAAGGGCACAGGATGGGAACGATTTGATTTCAATAAGGATGCTCcgcttgatgatgatgacgaaATTGAAG CTGCTGAAGGTGATGCCTCAGTAGTCAAGGGTATTGGGCAAAGCTTCCGATTTGCCGCAGTTGAG GCGAAGCTAGAGGCTGATGTTAAGGCTGCCCATGATCAAGCAATGTTTGGAACACCAAGAACCTCGCCATTGACGTTAGAACCTGCATCTATTCAGGATAATGAACCAAAAGAAGCTGAAAGTGAGGAACTACGAAATCCTCTTCTAAGTGAAAAG GTTATTGCAATGCAACAAGGTTCTTGGCGTGATCGAGCTCGGAAAAAGGCTTCATAG
- the LOC120257002 gene encoding probable ATP-dependent RNA helicase DDX46 isoform X2, translating into MEEEKAAAYYDELSRKGEGAAKFKQGLGFSSQRSSDPFSSSKAASSLFSNFVRASSPGKEAEVDKKAALESIQNKLKKSRDRSPSPRSRGRDDRHSRGSRRRSSSRERGGRERHDRERRRRSRSDSGDESRSGRRRRSRRSRSPHGGGNRDRERSRRSPKRESSKSKNVGVDYSQLIEGYAQMAPAERVKAKMKLQLSQTAANDMSKGTGWERFDFNKDAPLDDDDEIEAAEGDASVVKGIGQSFRFAAVEDNEPKEAESEELRNPLLSEKVIAMQQGSWRDRARKKAS; encoded by the exons ATGGAGGAAGAGAAGGCCGCAGCGTACTACGATGAGCTCTCTCGCAAGGGCGAGGGCGCCGCAAAGTTCAAGCAAGGCCTCGGCTTCTCCTCCCAGCGCTCCTCCGAtcccttctcctcctccaaaGCCGCCAGTTCTCTCTTCTCCAATTTCGTCCGCGCTTCCAGTCCTGGAAAGGAAGCGGAGGTCGATAAGAAGGCAGCTCTTGAGAGCATCCAGAACAAGCTCAAGAAGAGCCGGGATCGCTCTCCGTCCCCTCGTAGTCGGGGCAGGGATGATCGCCATTCGCGTGGATCTCGCCGGCGTTCGTCCAGTAGGGAGAGAGGAGGGAGGGAGAGGCACGATAGGGAGAGAAGGAGAAGGTCTCGAAGTGATTCGGGAGATGAAAGTAGAAGCGGTCGGCGCCGGAGGAGCAGACGGAGCCGTAGTCCTCATGGGGGTGGGAATCGGGATAGGGAGAGGAGTAGGAGAAGCCCGAAGCGTGAGAGCTCGAAGAGCAAGAATGTCGGCGTTGATTACTCTCAGCTCATCGAGGGTTATGCTCAGATG GCGCCGGCTGAGAGAGTTAAAGCGAAGATGAAGCTTCAGCTTTCACAAACTg CTGCTAATGACATGTCTAAGGGCACAGGATGGGAACGATTTGATTTCAATAAGGATGCTCcgcttgatgatgatgacgaaATTGAAG CTGCTGAAGGTGATGCCTCAGTAGTCAAGGGTATTGGGCAAAGCTTCCGATTTGCCGCAGTTGAG GATAATGAACCAAAAGAAGCTGAAAGTGAGGAACTACGAAATCCTCTTCTAAGTGAAAAG GTTATTGCAATGCAACAAGGTTCTTGGCGTGATCGAGCTCGGAAAAAGGCTTCATAG